TCAAGAGGCATACCACGAAAGTTGCTTATTTGGCCATCGCACTGATATGCTTTTATGGTCTCAGCCATGGGACAAACCTTTGGCGACTTGATTCCGCTGAGTACTTAACCAAAGAATCCCCCAGGGACTCGATCAAGAATGCCCTCAATTCGGCTCCCACATATCCCCTGGCATGGTCTTTGCTTGGAAATAATGTTCGCCAGGAGATTTCGTCAAAGATAATAACTCTTAAACAGCAATTCATCCTACAGGATATTGCCTTAACTTGCTATAACTACAACGCAAACTACAACCCGTCGAACTACGTGGCATGGATGGCCCTTGGAAAAGTTGCATATGAGTGGGACGATGACTCTACAGCACAAAAAGCATTCCAAAATGCAGTAGATCTGCGTCCTTATCTGCTAAGGGATATCCCAATAGATCTGAACATTACTTCAAAAGATTCAACTACTGGAGGCTAAAAATGAGCATAAACCTAACATCAATGTTTAAATCGCGCAGTGGTCGCCGTTGGATTGTCCTCGATTTCCTGATTGGCTTCTTCGCATTATTCATTGCCCTGAACATAACACCCTATGTTGATATATACGAGCCAACGAACAGGATCTGGGTATCACTTGGCTATGGTTTCTGCCTAGTCTTATCAGTAAGATTATGCGGATTGAATTCCTTATATGTTTCCCATGCGCGCAGTAAGTATGAAATTGTTATCGGAGCAATCCAGGGATGCCTGCTCGCATATGTTGTTGTCTCACTGATTGTCGGGATAACCCATGTTCATATTTTCGGCAGATATGTGATGCTCACCTCCTTAGGCCTTTCACTTCTGGGCATAATACTATCAAGGGCGCTAGACAAATACGCATTAAGCAAACACCCTTTACGCGTCGCTTTCCTTGGTTGCAATGAACTGCTTAAAGCATTCGGAGACCGACTAACAAGTAACCCACATTTTAAAATTGTGTGCGCTGCATGTCAGGACGACTGCGACATACCGGAAGTAATGGAAACCTACCACTACATAAAAGTCGAAGATCCCGATGCATTCTGCAGCTACCTAGATGCACAAAAAGTCGATATAGTGGTTTCATGCTACGGCTCCACCATACCGCTCAGAGTTCATAAAGTCATTGAACGCCTACCTTTTCATAACATTGAAGTCATGAACAAAGGTTCATTCTTGGAGCGTTACTTCCGAGAAATATCAGTAACCTACAGAAACCTCCATTGGTATACCTCACAGTTCATTAAGCCAAACGGAGGGGCAATCCTTCTCGTGAAAAGGATTCTGGATATCTTTGTTTCGATGCTGGGGCTTGCCCTTACGCTACCATTTTGGCCTTTAATCATTCTACTTATTAAGCTGGAAACACCAGGACCAGCCATATTCAAACAATGTCGAGTAGGATTATTGGGAAAGAATTTCACCATCTACAAGTTTCGCACAATGGGACAGGATGCAGAAAAGAAAGGAGCGCAATGGGCATCCACAAATGACCCACGTGTAACCAAGTTAGGTGCTTTCCTGAGACGCTCAAGAATAGACGAACTTCCACAACTATGGAATGTGCTCAAGGGAGATATGTCGTTGATTGGCCCAAGGCCTGAACGCCCTGAATTTGTTGATGAGCTGAAAAAGGTAATCCCACTATACGAGTGGAGATACCTCGTCCCACCAGGTCTTACCGGCTGGGCCCAGATCTGCTACGGTTATGGCTCCAGTGTTGAGGACGCAAAGCGCAAGCTACAATTTGACCTCTACTACGTCAAAAACTTCTCAATTCAGCTAGAGCTTCAAATTCTACTTCGAACCATACCACTTATGATGCGTGGTAGTCGCTAAAACAAGCTGTGGTTGAGTAGAAATGGAAATCGTTTCTCACTTGACTCAAAACGGTCAATTAGTTCAAATCAAAATGAACTTTTAAGAATAAATCAGATGCTACTTCCGGCTGCATGGTTTATTCCCCGCTAAGGCGAAAGCCTCCTGGCGGACAGAACTAGGATTCTTCTACAGCGTGATTCTCTCTCGCTACCTAAGCACAAAAATTGGCTTTGCCCACTTAGGGGCATCCGGCCAAGGGCGGCAGCAACTCTTAGTTGAAGATTCGAATGCATGCGGCTGCGTCTCAGGATATCAGAACATTTCAGACTACATAAAATTATGAATGGCCCAAAGAGCAATGAAGCCAAAGAATGGGACTTGATCATCAAGCCGCAACATAGCTTGCTGGATTTACATTTAGACGACCTTTGGCGCTATCGCGACCTAATATACATGTTTGTGCGTCGCGACTTCGTGACGCTTTACAAGCAGACAGTTCTAGGGCCCGCATGGTTCATCCTGAATCCATTGATAGCCACGATCATGTACACAATAGTTTTTGGCAACATCGCCAAACTTAGCACTGATGGCTTACCTGACATCATTTTCTATATGTCTGGCACAATCTTATGGGAGTATTTTTCTCAATGCCTCCTAAACACTTCGAATACATTCCGATCCAACGCAGGAATATTTGGTAAAGTTTACTTCCCCAGATTATCAGTCCCTTTTTCAATCACAATATCTCAGCTATTCAAATTTGCCCTTCAAGTAACATTCTTCATGTGCTTCTGGCTATATTTCTACTTGTCAGGAGCAAAAATTCACTTCACCTGGGCAGCAGCGCTCTTCCCTCTCCTCGTGGTGATCATGGCAGGAATCGCCCTAGGATCAGGGATTATTATAAGTTCCTTAACCACAAAATATCGCGACCTTGAAAACTTGCTGTCTTTTGGCGTAAGGATGGCAATGTATGCGACTCCAGTTGTGTATCCTCTTTCAATGCTTGCTGAGTCTAAATATCGGATACTAATCCTACTAAACCCCATGACTCCAATAATAGAAACCTTCCGTTTTGGATTCTTCGGAAGTGGCAGTTTCTCCTGGCTACATCTATCATACAGCGCTGCATTTGCCATTGTCTCTTTGTTTATTGGAGCAGTCATTTTCAATCGAATTGAGAAAAACTTTATGGATACAGTTTAAACAAACATCCGCGCCCTATCCTATCCAATAGACTTTCACCACGAATACTAAAAGCACTGAAAAACAACAATATAGTTATTAAGGTAGATAATGTATCCAAGCAATACCGTCTAGGTCTGGTTGGAACAGGAACCCTACAACACGATATCAATAGATGGTGGTGCAAGTTGCGTGGCAAACCAGACCCATACCTTACCGTCACAGAAAGCAATGATCGATCTCAACTAGGAGACTCAGAATATGTTTGGGCATTAAAAAACATAAGCTTCGAAGTTTCAAAAGGTAAAGTATTAGGCATCATCGGGCGTAACGGTGCAGGCAAATCTACATTACTTAAAATCCTAAGCCGCGTCACCGGACCAACAACTGGGCAGATCAAAGTGAAAGGGCGTATCGCCTCATTACTCGAAGTTGGTACGGGATTTCATCCTGAACTAACTGGCAGAGAGAACGTTTACTTAAATGGCGCGATTAATGGGATGACTAAATCCGAGGTAACTCGAAAGCTCGATGAAATCGTAAGCTTTTCAGGATGCGAACGCTATATAGATACACCCGTCAAGCGCTATTCATCTGGCATGAAAGTCCGCCTGGGCTTTGCTGTAGCAGCCCATCTCGACCCTGAAATTCTTATTGTTGATGAAGTGCTGGCAGTCGGGGATGCGGAATTTCAGAAACAATGCATTGGCAAAATGAAAGATGTTGCAGGTGAAGGCCGCACAGTGCTCTTCGTAAGCCATAATATGGCAGCAGTGAGGAATCTATGCGATGAGTGCATGATCATTTCAAATGGCAGTGTCGAAGGTATATTCACAACTGAAGAGGCCGTGTTACGGTATCTGGGAACAAGAGACGAGAAAAAGCCAGTAATCGAATGGAAAAACGACAGTGGTGCAGATGGCCAGTTCCTCAGCTTAAAGGTAACTGATAATGATCATAAAATTCGAGAGAACTATGAATGCGATGAACCTATCCGAGTGGAGTTCAAATATCGCTTAAATAAGCCTTCACCAAGTCACTATTTAACAATGCAAATCCTGACAGAAAATGGTTCAGTTGTGTTGTTTTCCGACATCAGAGATAATTCCGGCCATTCATCTAATATTGTAGCACTTGGAGACAATAATATATCCGTACAAATTCCCAAAGGCTTACTTGCTCCTGGCACTTATGCGATCAAGCTGGGTAGTGCGGATAAAGAGGCACGTAAGTTAGTACACCAACCTGATGAATTATGTTTCTTTAGTCTAGAAGACCTCAAGAGTCGAAGAGCAAAGAGACCTGGCGTGCTTCGTCTGCTTCTACCATGGGAAATATCACCATCACCAAGCTCTGAAAACGCTGAGAATGTCACCTACTCGAACTAATCACTCTAAAACAAGCTACTTAATGCACGCTGAAGCATAAAATCCATGCCTGAAACATTAGCCATTATTCCAGCCCGTAGTGGATCAAAAGGCGTTCATAACAAGAACATACGTGACATGTGTGGCACTCCGTTGCTTGGATGGACAATAAGTGCTGCCATCAAGTCGACAAAAATCAATCGTGTTCTCGTTAGCACTGATTCAGAGCAATATGCTCAAATTGCTCATAAACACGGTGCTGAAGCCCCTTTCCTGAGACCAAATACGATTTCGAATGATACAGCATCATCCGAGTCGGCTCTCTTGCACGCTCTCAACTGGCTTCAAGAAAAAGAAAAATACTCACCAGAATTTATTGTATTTCTACAATGCACATCCCCCTTAACACTGGCAGAAGACATTGATCGGTGTGTGGAAAAACTAATTTCAGAAAATGCCGATAGCGCTCTAACAGTAGCATCATCTCATACATTTCTTTGGAAAAACCTGTCATCTGGAGCCGAAGGCATTAATCACAACAAAGCCATCAGACTAAGGCGCCAAGACATGGAGCCAGAGTTTAGGGAAACCGGTGCTGTTTATGCCATGAAAACAGAAGGTTTTCTAAAACACAAACACCGGTTTTTCGGCAAAACCATCCTAAGCACTGTTCCACCCGAACGCTCATACGAAATTGATAATGAAAGCGACTGGCTCGTTTGCGAAAGCCTCTTGAGAAAACGTATACAGACAGAAAAATTCGCCACAATACCGAATAACTTAAAGGCAATTGTATTTGATTTCGATGGAGTCTTCACAGACAATCGAGTATGGGTAGATCAAAACGGAAATGAATCAGTGGCATGCTCACGTTCGGATGGCTTAAGATTAAATGAACTTAAAAAAGCCTTCCCCAGCTTGCAGCTACTTATACTTTCCAAAGAACGCAATCCAGTTGTATCAAAGCGAGCTAAAAAGTTAAACCTATCCGTTCTTCAAGGGGTAGATCAGAAGAGTCAGTTCCTGGACAATTGGCTCCAAGAGCACAACTACAAATGGTCTGAAATAATCTATGTTGGTAACGACCTAAATGATGTAGAAGCGCTAAGACGTTCAGGCTGCGGAATTGCAGTCAATGATGCCTACCATTGCGCAAAAGACGCATCAAACATCATCCTAGACAATCGAGGAGGGAATGGTGCAGTTCGAGAATTAATCGACATACTACTTTCAACAAAACTGAAACAAGAAAATCTTAAGCAATCATAAAAAATATGATCTCACTCGATAACTATAATCCTGCAAAAGTAATTGCAGAAATTGGATGTAACCACAAGGGGGATATGGCTATCGCTAAAGAGATGATTACGACAGCTGCCCTATTCTGCAAAGTAGACGTCGTAAAATTCCAAAAGCGAAATCCTAAAGAATTGCTCTCCAAGGAGCAGTACAACTCAAGCCACCCGAATCCGGAAAATTCTTATGGTCAGACTTATGGAGCACACAGAGAATTCCTGGAATTCAGCATAGACCAACATCGAGAGTTAAAAGATTACTGCGAAGAACTAAAATTAGTCTATTCTACATCAGTATGGGATCTTACCTCTGCCAAAGAAGTAGCAGATCTTGCCCCTGAGTTAATTAAAATTCCTTCAGCCTCCAATCAGCATTACGAAATGCTTGGCTACCTGTGTGACAATTATGAAGGAGAAATCCATGCTTCAGTTGGAATGACCACCCATCAAGAAGAGGACAACCTGGTATCTTTCTTCGAAAAAAAGGGACGGGCTAACGATTTAATCTTATATAGCTGCACATCGGGGTATCCAGTACCCTTCGAAGACATATGCCTACTTGAAATCAAACGCTTAAAGGAAAAATTTGGTACGAAGGTAAAGCAAATAGGATTCTCTGGCCATCATCTGGGAATTTCAATTGACACAACTGCCTACGCACTCGGCGCCGAATGGATTGAGCGACACTACACCCTAGAAAGAACATGGAAAGGGACCGACCATGCGGCATCATTAGAGCCAGATGGCCTTAGGAGATTGTGTAGAGACCTAAAAGCTACTCATAAAGCGCTAAGCTATAAGGCAGACGAGCTTCTATCTATCGAAAAGCAGCAACGAGACAAACTTAAGTTCAAGCCTCAATCATAGTGAAATCGGCACTAAAACACGCGATAAGTGAATATATTCTCCCCCCCGGTATAACTCGTACGATTAAAACGCTTACTCAACGCGAACAAACAAGCTCACCCTCACCGCAGGCTCTTCCAGAAATCATCGAAAAAGCGAAATCAAATGTTCGCTTCAAAGATATACACAAAGGAGAACGGTGCTTTATTCTGGCAACAGGACCATCAGTTAAAGATCAAAATTTAAAAAACCTAGCAAATGAATATTGCATCTCGGTAAGCCATTTTTACCTACATCCTGATTTTAGCATAATAAAGCCAAATTATCATGTGATCGCACCTGCCCATCCGCCATTTGAATCTCAAAAACTGACTAAACTTTTCCAAGGAATAAAAAGCCGCGATGATCTAGGGACTGAGTTTTTTCTAGGCCAAACAAATTTCATCCATTCGACTCATAATTTTTTGTGCCAAGTGCCTGAATTAAAGCCGACAAATTTTAACTATATAAATTATACAGGAGCTCCGCATTTATCTGCCCAGAATCACCAGCAAACAGAAGTATGGGATATCTCCCGCAACCCTTTTTCTATAAGAACTGTCGTCTATAGTGCTCTCCAGTTAGCGGCTTATATGGGGTTTTCAAAGGTCTTTCTACTCGGTGCAGACATGAATCATATATGCACAGTACAACAAGGATACACTCCCCATTTTTATAAGGAAGAAAAAGGCATCAATGATGCCGAACAAAGAAAAAACAACTCAGTTGATATGGAAAAAATGCTGTTAGGAGCACATAAGAATTTTCTAGGTTTCAGGCTCATAAGAGAACATCTCGAAGGAAACAACGGCATGAGGATTTACAACTGCAGTCCGACAAGCCTGCTAGATGTCTTTGAAAGAATAGATTTCAATGACGCCATCAAACAAAGCTCATAATCAAACTTAACATGCTAGTCAATTTCATGCTTATAGGTGCCCAAAAATGCGGCACAACCACATTACACGGCATACTAGAGTCACACCCCTCACTGTCTCCTTGCACGATCAAAGAGCCACAGTTTTTTTGCACAACGAAAGACTGGCGCAAAGAAGTAGACGCTTATCATGAAAAGTTTGATCAATCAGCAGACTCTATATTTTTCGAATCATCCACCACGTATACCTTTTTACCCACAAGGAATATCGGAGTTTGGGAGGACATTTATGCCTATAACCCAGACATGAAATTCATCTATGTAGTACGGAAACCAATAGATGCAGTCATTTCTCGATATATGCATTATTATGAAAGAGGCCTTATTGACTGCACATTTGAAGAAGCGATTATTAATGACAGGGTCTTTATTGATTTCTCACGCTACTTCACACAAATATCACCATACATTGAACGCTTTGGAAGAGACAATGTGCTAGTTCTTGATTTTCATGATTTAAATAATGAACGAACAGCTACACTCAAGGAGGTAGCTAGCTTTCTGGATATCGATTTCTCAGGCTTCAAAGAATACGAATCAATGCACAGGAATATCTCTGTGGGTGGTCGCAAACCTAATATGAAATTCGACAATCTCAATTTCAGCCAAAAATTATTGAAAAAGTTTTTCCCAGCATATTGGGACAGAGTAACTCGAAATAGCGAGAGAGGCTTCAAAGAAAAACCAAAGCCATCCACCAAAGCTATTACACTGATAAACACTATGATGAGACCAGAGATAGATGGCTTAGAAAGTATTATAAACAAAGACCTTACAGGTTGGCGAAC
The Rubellicoccus peritrichatus DNA segment above includes these coding regions:
- a CDS encoding sugar transferase gives rise to the protein MFKSRSGRRWIVLDFLIGFFALFIALNITPYVDIYEPTNRIWVSLGYGFCLVLSVRLCGLNSLYVSHARSKYEIVIGAIQGCLLAYVVVSLIVGITHVHIFGRYVMLTSLGLSLLGIILSRALDKYALSKHPLRVAFLGCNELLKAFGDRLTSNPHFKIVCAACQDDCDIPEVMETYHYIKVEDPDAFCSYLDAQKVDIVVSCYGSTIPLRVHKVIERLPFHNIEVMNKGSFLERYFREISVTYRNLHWYTSQFIKPNGGAILLVKRILDIFVSMLGLALTLPFWPLIILLIKLETPGPAIFKQCRVGLLGKNFTIYKFRTMGQDAEKKGAQWASTNDPRVTKLGAFLRRSRIDELPQLWNVLKGDMSLIGPRPERPEFVDELKKVIPLYEWRYLVPPGLTGWAQICYGYGSSVEDAKRKLQFDLYYVKNFSIQLELQILLRTIPLMMRGSR
- a CDS encoding ABC transporter permease; the encoded protein is MNGPKSNEAKEWDLIIKPQHSLLDLHLDDLWRYRDLIYMFVRRDFVTLYKQTVLGPAWFILNPLIATIMYTIVFGNIAKLSTDGLPDIIFYMSGTILWEYFSQCLLNTSNTFRSNAGIFGKVYFPRLSVPFSITISQLFKFALQVTFFMCFWLYFYLSGAKIHFTWAAALFPLLVVIMAGIALGSGIIISSLTTKYRDLENLLSFGVRMAMYATPVVYPLSMLAESKYRILILLNPMTPIIETFRFGFFGSGSFSWLHLSYSAAFAIVSLFIGAVIFNRIEKNFMDTV
- a CDS encoding polysaccharide ABC transporter ATP-binding protein; the encoded protein is MKNNNIVIKVDNVSKQYRLGLVGTGTLQHDINRWWCKLRGKPDPYLTVTESNDRSQLGDSEYVWALKNISFEVSKGKVLGIIGRNGAGKSTLLKILSRVTGPTTGQIKVKGRIASLLEVGTGFHPELTGRENVYLNGAINGMTKSEVTRKLDEIVSFSGCERYIDTPVKRYSSGMKVRLGFAVAAHLDPEILIVDEVLAVGDAEFQKQCIGKMKDVAGEGRTVLFVSHNMAAVRNLCDECMIISNGSVEGIFTTEEAVLRYLGTRDEKKPVIEWKNDSGADGQFLSLKVTDNDHKIRENYECDEPIRVEFKYRLNKPSPSHYLTMQILTENGSVVLFSDIRDNSGHSSNIVALGDNNISVQIPKGLLAPGTYAIKLGSADKEARKLVHQPDELCFFSLEDLKSRRAKRPGVLRLLLPWEISPSPSSENAENVTYSN
- a CDS encoding acylneuraminate cytidylyltransferase produces the protein MPETLAIIPARSGSKGVHNKNIRDMCGTPLLGWTISAAIKSTKINRVLVSTDSEQYAQIAHKHGAEAPFLRPNTISNDTASSESALLHALNWLQEKEKYSPEFIVFLQCTSPLTLAEDIDRCVEKLISENADSALTVASSHTFLWKNLSSGAEGINHNKAIRLRRQDMEPEFRETGAVYAMKTEGFLKHKHRFFGKTILSTVPPERSYEIDNESDWLVCESLLRKRIQTEKFATIPNNLKAIVFDFDGVFTDNRVWVDQNGNESVACSRSDGLRLNELKKAFPSLQLLILSKERNPVVSKRAKKLNLSVLQGVDQKSQFLDNWLQEHNYKWSEIIYVGNDLNDVEALRRSGCGIAVNDAYHCAKDASNIILDNRGGNGAVRELIDILLSTKLKQENLKQS
- a CDS encoding N-acetylneuraminate synthase family protein, which translates into the protein MISLDNYNPAKVIAEIGCNHKGDMAIAKEMITTAALFCKVDVVKFQKRNPKELLSKEQYNSSHPNPENSYGQTYGAHREFLEFSIDQHRELKDYCEELKLVYSTSVWDLTSAKEVADLAPELIKIPSASNQHYEMLGYLCDNYEGEIHASVGMTTHQEEDNLVSFFEKKGRANDLILYSCTSGYPVPFEDICLLEIKRLKEKFGTKVKQIGFSGHHLGISIDTTAYALGAEWIERHYTLERTWKGTDHAASLEPDGLRRLCRDLKATHKALSYKADELLSIEKQQRDKLKFKPQS
- a CDS encoding sulfotransferase, with protein sequence MLVNFMLIGAQKCGTTTLHGILESHPSLSPCTIKEPQFFCTTKDWRKEVDAYHEKFDQSADSIFFESSTTYTFLPTRNIGVWEDIYAYNPDMKFIYVVRKPIDAVISRYMHYYERGLIDCTFEEAIINDRVFIDFSRYFTQISPYIERFGRDNVLVLDFHDLNNERTATLKEVASFLDIDFSGFKEYESMHRNISVGGRKPNMKFDNLNFSQKLLKKFFPAYWDRVTRNSERGFKEKPKPSTKAITLINTMMRPEIDGLESIINKDLTGWRT